From the genome of Treponema peruense:
GGAACAATACGTTCGTTCTATGAAGCTACACTTGACCTTACAAATCCTATTCCGCAGTTTAACTTCTATGACGAAGACAAGCCTATTTATACACACATGAGAAATCTTCCGCCAAGCAAAATAAATCATGCAGAAATGGTTTCTACCCTTGCAAGCGAAGGATGTGTAATAACCAATTCTCGCATTCAGCATTCTGTAATTGGTGTTCGTTCCGTAATCAATGAAGGCTGTGATCTTGAAGGCGTTATAATGATGGGTGCCGACTTCTACGAGACAGAAGCTGCAAAGAAAGACAACAAGGCAAAAGGTGTCCCGAATCTTGGAATCGGCAAAAACTGTAAGATTAACAAAGCCATTATTGATAAAAACGCCCACATTGGCGAAAACTGCTGTATAAATGTTAGCGGAAGAAAATACGAAGACGGAGACCACGGTCTTTTCTACAGTGCAGACGGAATAATTGTAATCAGAAAAGGTGCAGTAATTCCCAACGGAACTGTTATTTAAATTTTCGAATTATCTTTAGCTGCTTTTTTTGGCGGAATCAGAGCTTGGAGGTTGGCTTTGGTTCCGCCTTTTTTATTGTTCAAGGAATTTCATTATAAGGGTAAAAGCTTCTACAACCTGCCGTGTCTTGTCTGTTGCAATTTTCTGCATTACGGCATTTACGGTATGACGGTCAGGGTGGTAGTATTTTATTTTTTCTTTGTATGCTTTTTTTACGTCTTCTGTTGTGGCGCTGAATGTTATGCCCAAAAGCCTGTAGGCGCGCGCCAGTTCGGGGGTGATTTTTTTTACGGCAGAATGGTATACGAAAGACTGTCTGTTTTCGTGGGTGGCGGTGTTTTCGCGACGATTGGCGGTGTTCTCACGGCGGGTGGAGGTGTTTTCGCGACGATTGGCGGTGTTCTCACGACGGGTGGCGGTTTGGTTTTGTTCTGCCGCGGAACGGAGCTTTTGTTCTGTATTTTTTTTGCGCGCGCCGTCCTTCACTTTTTTACCGGGGGCGGCGGTTTTTACAAAGCCTGTTTCGAGGGTTTTGCTCAGTAAATCACCGAGTCTGTCATACATTGTCTCCGAGCTCATCGGCATTCTCCGGCGTTTCTATTCCCCAGTCCACAATTTTTCTCTGAAGGGTCTTGCGACCTATTCCAAGAATTTCTGCTGTCTTGCTTTTGTTGTTTCTGTTTGCCGCAAGATTCTGCTGTACAATAACTTTGTCTGCTTCATCAAGCGTTATTCCAAGGGGAATAACTATGCTTTCTGTTCCTGCACTCCTGCTAATAGAAGGTGGCAGGTCGTCCAGTCCAATTTCATCACCCGAACACATTACCACGGCACTTTCCATGCAGTTGCGAAGTTCACGTATGTTTCCAGGCCAGTCGTATTTGAACATGGCAGACTTTGCCCTGCTGTCTACTCCTTTTATGGACCTTGAGTTTTCGCGGTTGAATTCTTCCAGAAAAGAAGCCATCAGTAAAGGAAGATCGTCTTTGCGTTCTCTCAGCGGCGGTACATGTATGTGAATTACGTTAAGCCTGAAGTACAAATCTTCGCGGAAATTTCCTTTTTTTATTTCTTCTTCGAGATTGCGGTTGGTAGCTGCAATTACACGGACGTCTACATCTATTGTCTGTTCACCGCCTACACGCTCAAACTTTCGTTCAGCAAGCACACGAAGAATTTTTATCTGTACATTCTGGTTTATTTCGCCTATTTCATCCAGGAAAATCGTACTTCCGTGTGCAAGTTCAAAGCGCCCTTTCTGAAGATGGTCGGCTCCTGTAAATGCACCTTTTTCATGTCCGAACAGTTCGCTTTCAAGGAGCGTTTCACTGAGTGCCGCGCAGTGCACGTTTATCATTGTCTTGTTTTTGCGGGGCGAAAGTTCATGTATTGCCCTGGCGACAACTTCTTTACCAACACCGCTTTCGCCTGTAATAAGCACGTTTGCCTTGGAAGATGCCGCTTTTTTTATAGTTTCCATTATCTTAAGCATAGCCTGGGACTTTCCAATCATTCCGCTCAGGACATTTTCGCCTTCTATTTCTTTTTTTAACTGCTGGTGCTGCAGGCTCATTTCACGGCTTTCCAGGGCACGCTTTACAATCATGTCCAGCTGGTCAAGATTAAGCGGCTTCGTAAGAAAATCGTAAGCTCCGTGCCTCATTGCATCTACTGCAGAATCTATACTTCCGTGTCCCGTAAGTATAATTACAGGAATTCCCGGTGTTTCTGCCGTGACTTTTCTAAGGACTTCTTCGCCGCTTATTCCGTTCATACGAAGGTCTGTTATGACAAGATCTATGTCCCCTCGTTCAATGAGTTTGAGTCCTTCTTCACCACTGGCTGCTGTTTTGACATTGTATTCTTCGAGTTCAAAATTTGCAGCAAGCCCTTCGCGTATGTTTTTTTCATCATCAATTATTAGAATTGTAAATTTCATTTTTTATCTGATTCCCCGCCTGAAGAAAGAAGCATTGTTCCGTTTTGAGGCACCGGAATTGAAATAGTAAAAACAGTACCTTTTCCTTCTACAGATTTTACATTGATGTCCCCGCGGAACTCTTTGATTATTTTGTAAACCATCGTGAGTCCAAGCCCGGTTCCGTCTGCCTTTGTCGTATAGTACGGCTCAAAAATACGTTCGGAAGTTTTTTCATCCATTCCTATTCCGTTGTCTGCAACCGTAAGAATATATTTTTCACTTTTGACAAGGGAACGCACGACAAGTTTACCGCCGGAATTGTTTTGGTACCGTGAAACCATCGCTGCAAGGGCATTCTGCACAAGATTGACAAGCACTTCCCTGAGCAGTTTCTGGTCAATAAGAAGCCGCGGACTGTTTTTGCAAAGATTTACGTCTGTCTTAATGCTCTTGCTTTCAAATTCAGGCATAAAGAAGTCCATCGTTTTTTCTACTATTGAATCGGGCTCCAGAAGTTCAAGATTTGTCTGTACAGGGCGCACGGCAAACAAAAAGTCCAGAACTATTTTATTAAGATTGTCAATTTCTTCGTTGACTACCGAAAGATATTTTTCCATAAACTTTTCGTCAGGCAGCATTCCGTCTGTTTCACGCGACTTTTTGATTGCTTTCTGAAGAAGCTGGATATGAATGCTTATTGCCCCAAGCGGATTTTTTATCTCATGTGCAACAGAAGCTGCCAGGTTTGTAAGACTTGCAAGGCTTTCCATTCTGTGAATAAGAATTTCCTGCTTGCGGCGTTCAGTTATGTCGTTGACAGAAATAATTGTTCCGCCTATGGTTTCTCCTGTTACAAGAGGAATAAGTGTCAGCATCACAAATTTTACTTTGTCATCGTTAGCAATGGAAAATTCTTCGCCGGTATTTGTATTCTGCTTTTCGGCACTTTTTTTGAGAAAATCTGCAATTGATGTATCGTCAATGAGTTCCCAGATTGGAATTGCTTCGTTTTTGTCACGCGCCCTTACACTTAACGGAATATTGCGTTCTGCGGCCTTGTTAACCAGAATTATATGCCAGTCATTGTCTACGATTATAAGTCCTGTTGAAAGGCTTTCCAGAATTGAAACCAGTGTGTCATTTTCTGAACGCAGAGAATTCAAAAGCATTCCGACCTGTTCGGTAGAAAGCTTTGGTATTTTTTCTGAAACCTTCTTTACAAAATCTGTCATGCAAAAATCTCCTGAATAACACCCCCGCTCAGATGGTTTACCTGAAGTACGCTTCTTGCAAGAACTTCAAGCGCGGCCTCGGGGTTCTGGTTGTATACAGAAACATCGTTATATGCTTTTCTTACAGCGGCCATTATGCGCGCAGAACACTCGGCACCGGCTGCGGTTTTTGAAAGCGGCTTCTGGCACTCAACTATTTCCTGAAGGAAAATTTTTAACAGAACCCTCGGCTCAAAACGCAGGCATCCCGCGCAGACAGAAACAGTGTCAGGAACATGGCCTTCAGAAAGCATCTTAAAGAAAGAAGCTGCATATTCTTTGACAAGTTCAGGTTTTACCGGAAGATATGTCTGCAGAAAGCCGTTTACACTTTCCACGGGGGCATCGCCTGCAAACGGAACATAATGAAAAACTCTTGTAACAACATTGCGCTGCTGTTCCACCGTGCGTTCAAAAAAATTGTATGTTCTTACACGCGAAAGGATTGTAGGAAGAACAGCCCCTCTTTTTGCCGTCGTTAAAATAAACATTGTGTTTTCGGGCGGCTCTTCAAGTATTTTTAAAAGCGCATTGCGTGAGCTGTCTGCCATGCGATCGACATTTTCTATAATAAGAACTTTTTTTCCTGTATTTGACGTAAGATGTGCCCATACAGAAAAATTTCTTATCTGCGAAACAGGAAGCGAATCGTACAAAAAGGAGGATTCCAGTTTTTCGCAGTTTTTGTCTATTTCGTCAAGTATTTTTTCAAGTTCATCACCGTCGGGAAGCGTCCGTCCCGGCGACAAAAGCTCCAGGTTTTCATCTATAGCCTGAATAAGCGGCGTAAACTTTGCAAGCTTGTCTTCACCTTCCCACAAAACAGGGCTAAACCTTACGGTAAGTTTTCTTACAGCGCGAATGTAAAGATAGCGTGCTGCCTCTAGATGACTTGAATTCTGTGCATTCTGAAAAAGAAGCGTATTTCTTGCGGCAGAAATCTCGAGTGTACAGTCACCAGGCCCTGCTACAAGTACATTGGGGCTTACCATAGCTTTGTGCCTTAAACAACTGGGGCATGTACAGTTCCACGCGCCGGGAACTTTGCCGCGGCAGGACAGGACGCGGGCTGTTTCAAGGGCTGTTGTAAGTTTTCCCGAAGATTCCGGTCCCGAAAAAAGTATCGCGCCCGGCAGCTTTGCACTCTTAATGTCAGAACTTAAAAGGTCTGCGGCGCTCTGGTTCAGCACATTGTCAAACATTTTTCCACCTGAACAAAAGCGGTTGCATCTGTTATCTTCTCAGAAATTGCATTAATGGGAACCGAAAGAAACGGGCTGAAAATGCGCATAAAAAAACTTCCGTCCAAAAGACTGTCTGTCGGGAACCACGGCTGAACTACAAGAACAATAATTATAATTCCAATAACGGCAAGCCCTTCAACAATGCCTATTACAAAGCCCAGAAATCTGTCGAGCTGAAGAAAAATGTGTCCGCCAAAAATATTCTTTATAATCTGCTGGACAATCTTAAAGATAACGAATGAAATTATAAAGAAGATAAGGAACGAAAGAATAACTGCAAGAACATGAATCTTTATGTAAGTTTCAAGCGGCGTCACAAGATTTTTGTATAGAAGAAGCGAAATCCATATAGAAAGAAAAGGTGCTGCCTTTCCGAAAATTTCGTTTATGAATCCGTTTATCATGCAAACAATGGCAGCAAACAGGATTATTCCAAAAAAAATCAAATCAATCACGGCAAACGGCATTATATTCCCCCAAGAATTGTTTGTGCAATTATGGCTGCACTACTGGTTTTTGCGCAAAGTTCAAGACAGGCTTTTGAACACTCTACACGTTTGTTTTCGTCAGAAAGTTCTTCGAGTGCTTTTTTTAAATGGGCTGAATCTGCATCGGGGCCTGCAAGAACCAGGGCACATCCTTTCTGTTCAAAGAAACGTGCATTGTCTACCTGATCGCCGCGTGTTCCCGAACCGCACAACGGAACAAGTACCATGGGCTTTCCGCAGACGGCGCATTCCCACAAAGAATTGGCCCCCGAGCGTGAAAGAACAACGTCAGCAGCCTGGATAACATAAGGCATTTCCTTGTATATAAAAGAATAAGGCTTATATGAATCGTCATCAATAAGCATAATTTCGGGGTGTTCAGAAGCAAAGGCCGCACCGGTCTGGTGAACAACAACAAAGCGTTCCTTTAGCCAGCCTATATTTTCTTTGACAAGACTGTTAATCTGGCGTGCACCAAGACTTCCGCCAAGAACCAGCAGAACAGGTTTTGTCTTTTTTTCTATCTTAAGAAACTCAAGCCCCTTTGCTGAATTGTCCTCATAGAAAATAGGACGCACGGGGTTTCCCGTAACAATGCATTTTGAACGCAAAGACGGCTTTAAATATCCGGCCGTACGCTCATACGAAAGAAGAATGGACTTTGCACCTCTGCTGTTTATTCTGGTAGCAAGTCCCGGAGTAAAGTCACATTCATGCGTGTAATACGGAATATGCAGAATTTTTGCAGCCGCACACGGGGGAACGCTCACAAAACCGCCCTTTGAAAAAAGCACATCGGGTCTGAGTTTTGCAAGAATAAAAAGAGACTTCACAAAGCCTGCAATAATTTTAAATATATCGGTAAAATTTTTAAGCGAAAGATACCGTCTTAATTTTCCGCATGGAATTCCGTAGAAGGAATCTATACTGCCGCCTTCAGAAGAAAGATTTTTTTCTATAATATCTTTATCCATTCCGGACTGGTTTCCAATCCAGAAAATTTTTACGCTTTTACCCTGAGTACCGGCAAGCCTTACAAGTTCATCTGCAACTGCAATTCCTGGGTAAATATGGCCACCGGTTCCGCCGCCGGCAAATACTATTTTTATGGCACAATCACTTTTATTCATTGCAATTTTTCTCCGCAGGAGGATATTTTTTCATAAGTTCAATCATTTCCTGATTTTTGAACAGAACGGCATATTCGCGGGCACTCATACCCATGCTGTCCTTAGCGTCGGCATCTGCACCGGACTCAAGCAGAAGTTTTACTATCTTAATGTTTCCGTTTCCTACTGCAAGAACAAGAATTGGCTGGCCGTCAGAACTTATAAAATCAAGATCGGCTCCCCTTTTTATAAGAAGCTTTGTCAGGTCAAAATTTTTTCTCCAGACGGCATCCATTACGGCAGAATAACCGCGGTCCTTTGACACGGCATTGATGTCTGCACCGTTTGCCAGAAGCCATTCAACTTCTTCTGTACAGTCACTTCTTGTTGCACAGCACAAAAGAGGAACACCTTCAGAAGTAAAGGCACTCATAAGCATTCCGGCCTGAAAGAACAATTCACACACGTCTTTTTTGTCATGTTCGAGATAGTATGCAAAACTGTCTGCCGTAAACGGAATTCCCATCGTCATGAGTTTAACAAGGGCGTTTTTCTGGTTTTCTTCTGTTTCGTAGGCAATAAAATCCTCCTGAATTACATCCAGAAGATCTTCCATTGTGTCAAAGCACTGCAGAAACGAACTTTTGCTTCTGTCCAGAACTTCATAACGCCGGTTATAAAGGGAATCTGCATGAATAAAAGTACGCACCCCCTTGCCGGACAGACACCCGAGAATAAAATTATAGTCAGAAGATTTCTGCAACGAAGAACCGTCAACGATTATGCAGTGGGTTGCCTTTGAAACACAGTTCATACATTTTTCAAGCTCTGCACAATCCATTGTTCCAGAAAAAAAGAATTCCTCTACTTCACAAATTGATGTTCTGTCCAGAAAGTCTTCTACAGGTTTTAAATCCTTATTTTTTAAATCAGATGCCAATATCAACCATTTCATTCTTAAGATTATATAATAAGAAAGGAAGTTTAACAAGAATTAATAAGCGCTTTGGGGAATTGAACTTGAATTGAACTTGTTTTTAAGCTGGACTGCGGACATAAAAAAAGAGGCTGTCAAAAACAACCTCTTTGGAATGCCAGCGGTCAGAATCGAACTGACGACATAAGGATTTTCAGTCCTCCGCTCTACCAGCTGAGCTACACCGGCATTTGTAAGTGATGTTTAGATAATATACTCATTATGCATTTGTGTCAATAACATTTGCCTGTTTTTTTAATATTTTTCTGATTTTTTTCAAAACAGCCATAAACACCTGCCAAACTTGAATTAGTAATTTTTATGCATTATAATAGAGAAAACAAGAGGTTTTGTCAGAATCAAAAAGCTTTACATTACAGGAGGAACTTATGAAAAAAACAAAAACACTCGCGGCTGCATTTGCAGTCATAGCACTGGCTTCTGCTTCTCTTTATGCAGAAGATATTGAAATCCCTATTTCAGAAAATAAGAAAACTGAAATTGCAAACGGTCTCAACGCATTTGCA
Proteins encoded in this window:
- a CDS encoding DNA polymerase III; the protein is MFDNVLNQSAADLLSSDIKSAKLPGAILFSGPESSGKLTTALETARVLSCRGKVPGAWNCTCPSCLRHKAMVSPNVLVAGPGDCTLEISAARNTLLFQNAQNSSHLEAARYLYIRAVRKLTVRFSPVLWEGEDKLAKFTPLIQAIDENLELLSPGRTLPDGDELEKILDEIDKNCEKLESSFLYDSLPVSQIRNFSVWAHLTSNTGKKVLIIENVDRMADSSRNALLKILEEPPENTMFILTTAKRGAVLPTILSRVRTYNFFERTVEQQRNVVTRVFHYVPFAGDAPVESVNGFLQTYLPVKPELVKEYAASFFKMLSEGHVPDTVSVCAGCLRFEPRVLLKIFLQEIVECQKPLSKTAAGAECSARIMAAVRKAYNDVSVYNQNPEAALEVLARSVLQVNHLSGGVIQEIFA
- a CDS encoding two-component system sensor histidine kinase NtrB, whose product is MTDFVKKVSEKIPKLSTEQVGMLLNSLRSENDTLVSILESLSTGLIIVDNDWHIILVNKAAERNIPLSVRARDKNEAIPIWELIDDTSIADFLKKSAEKQNTNTGEEFSIANDDKVKFVMLTLIPLVTGETIGGTIISVNDITERRKQEILIHRMESLASLTNLAASVAHEIKNPLGAISIHIQLLQKAIKKSRETDGMLPDEKFMEKYLSVVNEEIDNLNKIVLDFLFAVRPVQTNLELLEPDSIVEKTMDFFMPEFESKSIKTDVNLCKNSPRLLIDQKLLREVLVNLVQNALAAMVSRYQNNSGGKLVVRSLVKSEKYILTVADNGIGMDEKTSERIFEPYYTTKADGTGLGLTMVYKIIKEFRGDINVKSVEGKGTVFTISIPVPQNGTMLLSSGGESDKK
- a CDS encoding CvpA family protein is translated as MPFAVIDLIFFGIILFAAIVCMINGFINEIFGKAAPFLSIWISLLLYKNLVTPLETYIKIHVLAVILSFLIFFIISFVIFKIVQQIIKNIFGGHIFLQLDRFLGFVIGIVEGLAVIGIIIIVLVVQPWFPTDSLLDGSFFMRIFSPFLSVPINAISEKITDATAFVQVEKCLTMC
- a CDS encoding sigma-54-dependent transcriptional regulator, translating into MKFTILIIDDEKNIREGLAANFELEEYNVKTAASGEEGLKLIERGDIDLVITDLRMNGISGEEVLRKVTAETPGIPVIILTGHGSIDSAVDAMRHGAYDFLTKPLNLDQLDMIVKRALESREMSLQHQQLKKEIEGENVLSGMIGKSQAMLKIMETIKKAASSKANVLITGESGVGKEVVARAIHELSPRKNKTMINVHCAALSETLLESELFGHEKGAFTGADHLQKGRFELAHGSTIFLDEIGEINQNVQIKILRVLAERKFERVGGEQTIDVDVRVIAATNRNLEEEIKKGNFREDLYFRLNVIHIHVPPLRERKDDLPLLMASFLEEFNRENSRSIKGVDSRAKSAMFKYDWPGNIRELRNCMESAVVMCSGDEIGLDDLPPSISRSAGTESIVIPLGITLDEADKVIVQQNLAANRNNKSKTAEILGIGRKTLQRKIVDWGIETPENADELGDNV
- a CDS encoding ankyrin repeat domain-containing protein, whose protein sequence is MKWLILASDLKNKDLKPVEDFLDRTSICEVEEFFFSGTMDCAELEKCMNCVSKATHCIIVDGSSLQKSSDYNFILGCLSGKGVRTFIHADSLYNRRYEVLDRSKSSFLQCFDTMEDLLDVIQEDFIAYETEENQKNALVKLMTMGIPFTADSFAYYLEHDKKDVCELFFQAGMLMSAFTSEGVPLLCCATRSDCTEEVEWLLANGADINAVSKDRGYSAVMDAVWRKNFDLTKLLIKRGADLDFISSDGQPILVLAVGNGNIKIVKLLLESGADADAKDSMGMSAREYAVLFKNQEMIELMKKYPPAEKNCNE
- a CDS encoding J domain-containing protein, encoding MSSETMYDRLGDLLSKTLETGFVKTAAPGKKVKDGARKKNTEQKLRSAAEQNQTATRRENTANRRENTSTRRENTANRRENTATHENRQSFVYHSAVKKITPELARAYRLLGITFSATTEDVKKAYKEKIKYYHPDRHTVNAVMQKIATDKTRQVVEAFTLIMKFLEQ
- a CDS encoding UDP-N-acetylglucosamine--N-acetylmuramyl-(pentapeptide) pyrophosphoryl-undecaprenol N-acetylglucosamine transferase, which encodes MNKSDCAIKIVFAGGGTGGHIYPGIAVADELVRLAGTQGKSVKIFWIGNQSGMDKDIIEKNLSSEGGSIDSFYGIPCGKLRRYLSLKNFTDIFKIIAGFVKSLFILAKLRPDVLFSKGGFVSVPPCAAAKILHIPYYTHECDFTPGLATRINSRGAKSILLSYERTAGYLKPSLRSKCIVTGNPVRPIFYEDNSAKGLEFLKIEKKTKPVLLVLGGSLGARQINSLVKENIGWLKERFVVVHQTGAAFASEHPEIMLIDDDSYKPYSFIYKEMPYVIQAADVVLSRSGANSLWECAVCGKPMVLVPLCGSGTRGDQVDNARFFEQKGCALVLAGPDADSAHLKKALEELSDENKRVECSKACLELCAKTSSAAIIAQTILGGI